Genomic window (Drosophila sulfurigaster albostrigata strain 15112-1811.04 chromosome 2R, ASM2355843v2, whole genome shotgun sequence):
ATTTTGAAGGACCTTCAATTCAATAATCAAATGGCAACTGTGGAAGGACctcacaaaatacaaattcaactTAAAGCATTCGATAAGTTTGGCAAATTGCGTCCAACATCCATATGTTTTGAACTGAAAGCAAATTTTGaaaccaaatttatataaaaattaataattatatatatttatataaaaataaaaataaaaataaagtttgcaaaataatttaggaatgtttaataaaaaaaaccttgACTATTGCGGGTTTTTGGTGCTTTAGTTGgcaatcttgtatattttgcactctatgatatattttgaatgcagtactatttcaatatactaaTTATACCCTTTGGTATAAACtcagtattttgcggtatattaatatggaatatcttaaaattattaccgcactgttttgcttttattaattatttaacgGGTATCTCTCAGTCGATAACATTCGACTGTTACTTTCTTACtagttttttaatatgtatatatcaatCGCTCGAGTTGCAATCTAagattatttgattatttggTAAACATCCAGCAAATCCATGTTATGGTCGCGAAATGAGTTTTAGACATCTGCAATAACATGCCTTGATTACCATCTATCTGCTgttgaaaatcaattaatatttaaacaactCTATAACAACACgacttatgtacatatggtatgtatatattatatgttatatctTGATCTAGCTGCCCAGTTTATGGTGACATTGTGGAACCATTCGTAAGTAAGTGAGGGAAATTGATGCGCAATCAGTGCGAATGAAAGACCTCCGCCTGCAACCATTTTGGTTAACTTTCAATGACTTAACCATTTTGTAGGCCTTTTGCAGCCGAACATGGCATAGATGTACGTACAGTAAGAGGACATGAGAGAAAGGGTCGAAAGGGTTTAGCACATGTACAAATTGCTGTTGTGGCCGACATCATTTGCATAGAGGCGACTGAATAGTAGTAAAAAGGATGCTTTTTGGCCCAGTGCCAAGCGTAGGCCAACTTTAAGGtttcttcaattaaattgttgtgcCATGCCACAGTCAGCGAGGCAAGGACGATCCAACAAGGGGGTGGTCATGTTTGCAAGCTATATGAATTTGCCTCTACcctttttactttgtttttgtttgtcgttgttgttgtagctgtgccttttggttgttgttttcttgtttcttttttgtctttttttggggcatttcattttggttgTGAATGTTTCTGCTCGTTTTTTCTTGGAAGAGCCGGTTTGGTTGGCTTACTTGAAGAGTCAACACTTTAGGGGCAACAAACACAGCGATCCACTGGGCTCTCATTTTGACTTACTGCACATCAAGCTCGACTGCAAGCTCATCAGGCTCAGCGTAAGTGAAAAAAATGAACGTGTTTtatgttgcttttttttgttgtttttgttgcgtgAGAAATGCCCCAGGAAATTGTACTAAACAGCAGAAAAACTGGCAAAGTAAACGAAAGACGCTGTCACTGCTGtggctgtcgttgctgttgctgcagaaTGTGGCCAAGGAAAGCAACCATAACGACTCCTGTATTTTGGTGTATGCGGCAGAGGGAGTAGGGGGAAGATAAGCCAACGACAGACAGGAAGGCAGGAAAATTTATGGCATGCAGGCGACGCGAATCCGCCGGAAATGAGGAGCAAAATTCTGGCTGACTGGATGGCTGGCTGACTTGCAGACAACTCAAGCTAAAGCATAAACTTACGAGTAGACATTAGGCTTGCTGTCTTTCGTCTTATCACCACTACCTTAGACTGGCAGGTGATAATCACATGCAGGCTAAAATGAATGGCCAGGAACAGCACGTGGAATCTGgctaagcaaaaaaagaaaagatggCCAAAGGTTCCCTGGGACCAGCCACAGGTCATTTAGAATGCACAACAGATTTGAGCTACGCTGAACTCAAACAACAGTTGAACTCTTAACGAATTCAATTATCTTTCAATCGAATATTCATTGTATTCAATATGTTATTgaacttgaaatatttgtatgcaaatcccaaaacacaaaattgaattcttttttttacttgtgtTGTCCCTCAACTCGAATTGGTCAACCAACGTGGGTTAAATGGCTGACTTCCGCTTTGTAGTTACCCTTGCAGTGGTTACACTCAGTGAGCCACTTCCTGTCATTTTGTGTTCTTTTTGGGGGTACttcaaatgtaatttaatatgtttatttgcttGGCGGGTACTTTGTGGCAGCCGTTGTGTCTGCCGTTGAATTAATTGTGTACCTTGGCGAGACCAGTCACAAGTTTCCATCTGACAGCTGGCAGCATCTGCCGTTGGCTGTTGCTCTTGTATGAATAACGGAAGGTGCTTCCTGAGCGACACCTTCCTCGTTTCCCTCTCACCTCCAACGCGAGCACaagccaaaaataaagcaagaaCAGCAATTGGGGGAGTCGGCAACAAGAGAAGAGAACGAACAACTCTCTAATTAATGTGTTTGTTTAGCTTTTGtgcttttcaaaatttgctaggtgttgttgccgctgtgcCGGAGTGCCGGATGTGGCTCCGGAAGGGagacaacattttaattgaatgaaCGCGGCATCTATTACAGGCCTACCAAGTTTTCAAGTCGATTCAATCCCCCATAAACTCTTTTGCTcttattatgcaaatgtgcTTACCAACAGACATTTGAATTACGAGTCTAATTGTTGTGTGCTTTCTTTCTTCATTCTTTTCGCTGCAGCAACTAACCAAGCAACTGGAAGTTAAAGATGCATCCCATTAATTCACTTGCCTGCCGCAGAAGTCAAAGATTTCAACTGGAATCGGAGCTGCATTAGTCGAGTGGAGCAGCAATGGAGGAGATGGAGGAGAACGATGAGCCCAGACAGTTGGTGGCACCGGAAACGGATTCAGCCCCGTCAGACATTGTGGAACCGGTTCTGGCGCTTCTACGCTCGGATGTCCTCAATCAGACGCGTCCGCCGCTCTTctacaacagctacaacatcTCCGAGGATGTGTATTACTATTTCAATGGCTTCAATGCAGCGCCCACGGGTACAGAGCTGGCCCTCAATCTCAACACGACCACGGGCAGTGGTGGGCCCAGCAGCACCACACGCGAGCCCGATCTATCCGAGTTCCTGGAGGCGTTGCCCAACGATCGCGTTGGCCTGCTCgcctttctctttcttttctcgTTCGCCACAGTCTTTGGCAACTCGCTGGTCATACTGGCGGTCATCAGGGAGCGTTATTTGCACACGGCCACCAACTATTTCATCACTAGCCTGGCGGTCGCCGATTGTCTGGTGGGTCTCGTGGTGATGCCCTTCTCGGCGCTCTACGAGGTGCTGGAGAACACGTGGTTCTTTGGAACGGACTGGTGCGACATTTGGCGCTCGTTGGATGTGCTCTTTAGCACCGCCTCCATACTGAATCTGTGCGTCATCTCACTGGATCGCTACTGGGCCATCACGGATCCATTCAGCTATCCAATGCGCATGACTGTGAAGCGTGCCGCTGGCCTAATTGCGGCCGTTTGGATCTGTTCGAGTGCCATCAGCTTTCCGGCGATTGTTTGGTGGCGGGCAGCACGCGATGGCGAGATGCCCGCCTATAAGTGCACATTTACCGAACATCTCGGTTATCTGGTGTTCTCCTCAACCATATCGTTCTATCTGCCATTGCTTGTCATGGTCTTTACCTATTGCCGCATCTATCGGGCGGCGGTTATTCAGACGCGCTCCCTCAAAATCGGCACCAAGCAGGTGCTGATGGCATCCGGGGAGTTGCAGCTGACGTTGCGTATACATCGCGGTGGCACCACACGTGATCCTGCCGTCAATACTAATCAAGTCTCGGGCGGCGGAGGAGGCGGTggtggaggcggtggcggtggttcGTTGAGtcactcgcattcgcattcacatcatcatcatcacaatCACAGTGGCGGCACAACGACTTCGACGCCCGAAGAGCCGGACGATGAGCCACTATCGGCACTGCACAATAATGGTCTGGCCCGACATCGACACATGGGCAAGAACTTTTCGTTGTCGCGCAAGCTGGCGAAGTTCGCCAAGGAGAAGAAGGCTGCCAAGACGCTGGGAATTGTGATGGGCGTATTCATTGTGTGCTGGTTGCCGTTCTTTGTGGTCAATTTGTTGTCGGGCTTCTGCATCGAGTGCATTGAACATGAGGAGATTGTGTCGGCGATTGTCACATGGCTCGGCTGGATCAATTCCTGCATGAATCCTGTGATCTATGCCTGCTGGAGCAGGGACTTTCGCAGGTGGGTTCAACCCGTTATCTCTCTTATTCACAAGCGCCATTCATTCTGTTGTCATCCTTTTCGCAGGGCTTTTGTGCGTTTGCTGTGCATGTGCTGTCCGCGGAAGATACGACGCAAGTATCAGCCCACAATGCGCTCCAAGTCACAGGTGAGTTGTTGTCCAGCTTATGGTCCATTTAAGCTGcggttttctttttcattgcTGCGATATTGCCACAACACATTTTGCAGGTCTTTCGCTCTTTGTCGTCTTTTTTTCGCTCAAACTCATTGCCAAAGTTAGCgacgcattttatttttcatttttttgtgtttttccaTCAAcatgttttttatattcttgtgGGCGTGAGCGACGTTGAAAACTGTTTATGAATTATGCACCTCACCCCCGACTCTTCTGCAGCTTCTGGCCACACTTTAGTATGCTCCAGAAACGAAACTCAACGAAcgacaaaattaatttacaaatttaatgaatatgatGGAAgaagcacagaaaaaaaaaacaaaaaaacagcagcaagttGTACCCTTCTCCGTGTGCCAACTCTCATCATCACTCCATCTCTAGCATTTGCCATTAGCATTCACACATGACAGACAGCTGGAACGCGGCACCGGCGCCGAGTGCCTTAGAAGAGCTCTCATCCTTGCATGCGCTCATCATCCCAGCATAAATAaacagctcagctcagcgcATCAGTCAACGTCATCGACGCCTTCCCTCTCTTCATCACTGAGCTGttgattttaatgaataattttttaatgtgtgTCTGCACTCTGCCCGATTTGGGTCAGAGTCAGTCAAGTCCAAGTCAAAAAGTCACAATGCCAACGTTCAGTTTAATTGCATTGAAAGCAAATTGATAGATTTCATATTTGCAACTCTCTTTGTTTAGAAT
Coding sequences:
- the LOC133837012 gene encoding LOW QUALITY PROTEIN: dopamine receptor 2 (The sequence of the model RefSeq protein was modified relative to this genomic sequence to represent the inferred CDS: substituted 1 base at 1 genomic stop codon) — its product is MEEMEENDEPRQLVAPETDSAPSDIVEPVLALLRSDVLNQTRPPLFYNSYNISEDVYYYFNGFNAAPTGTELALNLNTTTGSGGPSSTTREPDLSEFLEALPNDRVGLLAFLFLFSFATVFGNSLVILAVIRERYLHTATNYFITSLAVADCLVGLVVMPFSALYEVLENTWFFGTDWCDIWRSLDVLFSTASILNLCVISLDRYWAITDPFSYPMRMTVKRAAGLIAAVWICSSAISFPAIVWWRAARDGEMPAYKCTFTEHLGYLVFSSTISFYLPLLVMVFTYCRIYRAAVIQTRSLKIGTKQVLMASGELQLTLRIHRGGTTRDPAVNTNQVSGGGGGGGGGGGGGSLSHSHSHSHHHHHNHSGGTTTSTPEEPDDEPLSALHNNGLARHRHMGKNFSLSRKLAKFAKEKKAAKTLGIVMGVFIVCWLPFFVVNLLSGFCIECIEHEEIVSAIVTWLGWINSCMNPVIYACWSRDFRRAFVRLLCMCCPRKIRRKYQPTMRSKSQCHVAAAMVAASTSFGYHSVNQLDRNLMXRQPSSCSTCSGSSNCGGGGGGAGGARNSHQYHSSAGGTPSSSQRSCTRCQSFHRHHHRARRRSSGMQLRGDYNSTSAVNCAAKTIVTITAPPAAAASASALHLGSSGRPSSVSTLTLASVPQSMLLEATRSASVSAANTPLAPAAKHTSFALTPSAMGPSSSSGSGHHVSFMPLPIPLPMMGIKQRLRDSNSSLSSPTATTTTATGAAATISAPSLIEVAEEVAAAHQHAALELRQSVQSQITTLEDVDDVQRSDDNDDDDDSGSESESVGMALVQTTPQLECRRTEMASSSSSGSVK